Below is a genomic region from Pseudomonas extremaustralis.
CGGTGTGGTCGGCCAGCGCCGACAAGCTGTTCAGCGACAAGCTGCGCAAGGCCGGTTTCAAGGCCGAAGAAGTGCAGGTGTTCGCCCATGGCAACAAGGGCACGCGGCACACCATCTGGATTGCAGAAAAGCTCAAGGGCTAATTGCGCCATGATTGGCTAGAATCAACCTACCCGTGACCACCCAAAGACAGGAGCCATGATGAGCTCGACCAACCCGCCCTCCCACACCGCCAAGCTCGACCGCATCCTCGCCGATGCCCAGCGCGACCGGGAAATGGGCTACCGCGACAAAGCCCTGAAAATGTACCCCCACGTGTGCGGCCGCTGCGCCCGTGAATTCGCCGGCAAGCGCCTGAGCGAACTGACCGTGCACCACCGCAACCACAACCATGACGACAACCCCCAGGACGGCTCCAACTGGGAGCTCTTGTGCCTGTACTGCCACGACAACGAACACTCGCGCTACACCGACCAGCAGTACTTCGGCGAAGGCTCCACCAGCAGCCCGACCATCGCCAAGGCCACGCACAATCCGTTTGCGGCGTTGGCGGGGCTGATGAAGAAAGACGACTGACA
It encodes:
- a CDS encoding YajD family HNH nuclease, whose product is MSSTNPPSHTAKLDRILADAQRDREMGYRDKALKMYPHVCGRCAREFAGKRLSELTVHHRNHNHDDNPQDGSNWELLCLYCHDNEHSRYTDQQYFGEGSTSSPTIAKATHNPFAALAGLMKKDD